One Mya arenaria isolate MELC-2E11 chromosome 7, ASM2691426v1 genomic window carries:
- the LOC128241461 gene encoding histone-lysine N-methyltransferase set-1-like — translation MQFIDQYIGNGVFARQELLKGQFILEYRGELCKQQSDGDEMFKYHFRHNNKEYCIDASKDTCLARMVNDLDRYTKPNCKMVKVVDDRHQPRLCLYATEMISKDTELRYDYGVADVPWRKRKMLLKMVIQLQILQRSQKHLKMPSVNQQKSWNMLIMML, via the exons ATGCAGTTTATCGATCAATACATAG GTAATGGAGTGTTTGCTAGGCAAGAGCTCTTGAAGGGGCAGTTTATTCTCGAGTACAGAGGAGAACTATGTAAACAGCAGTCTGATGGTgatgaaatgttcaaataccATTTCAGACATAACAACAAGGAATACTG caTCGATGCCTCAAAAGACACGTGTCTGGCACGCATGGTCAACGACTTGGACCGATACACAAAGCCTAATTGCAAAATGGTTAAAGTTGTTGATGACAGACATCAACCAAGACTCTGTCTGTATGCAACTGAAATGATCAGCAAAGACACTGAATTGAGGTACGATTATGGTGTTGCTGATGTACCTTGGAGAAAGCGAaag aTGCTGTTAAAGATGGTCATACAGCTGCAGATACTACAGAGGTCACAGAAACATCTGAAGATGCCCTCAGTGAATCAGCAGAAGTCTTGGAACATGCTTATCATG ATGCTGTAG
- the LOC128240114 gene encoding uncharacterized protein LOC128240114 gives MRHLVMLIVVVMGMDVICVSGKSFQFSESVQNFGKTYLCKTDHDKQAFQRAIMAKACPSSDMMKNTGVENDSLMTLMVETLCKDTGGWLEKWVLKYVDYDNDQTISSYDIRWYFQKK, from the exons ATGCGGCACTTGGTCATGTTAATTGTGGTTGTTATGGGAATGGACGTAATATGTGTATCCGGAAAGTCTTTCCAGTTTTC gGAAAGCGTTCAAAACTTcggaaaaacatatttatgcaaaactGATCACGACAAACAGGCGTTCCAGCGGGCAATAATGGCCAAGGCCTGTCCATCATCCGATATGATGAAGAATACAGGCGTTGAGAATG ATTCCCTCATGACGTTGATGGTCGAAACACTTTGCAAAGATACAGGTGGCTGGCTCGAGAAGTGGGTGCTCAAATACGTGGACTATGATA ATGATCAGACGATATCCTCTTATGATATAAGGTggtatttccaaaaaaaatag